Within the Manduca sexta isolate Smith_Timp_Sample1 chromosome 19, JHU_Msex_v1.0, whole genome shotgun sequence genome, the region tgtcacgggattataaccttatatactacataataaggttatttttccgtcacacgcgtagctgtcaatgtttggcggcaaacattcagctacctgtacatatttgaaaataaaattttgacaagtcatgacgggttaaggagcttggtcgttatttcacgactatgtcgctccgtacgtccacttttacctgTGCCTACAAAGTTTtgatgatatcaaaatattttttttataaagcctcttccgatacagcaaccgacaaaaaactatttatactgaCCATATTGAAGCTCAAAGTATGTGATCCGCACACACTTCGACAAAACATGATATACgtcatctcttactccacagtCGAAACAATTTGGGGAGTCCGACGCCCGCAACGTTACTGTTATATTTGGCAACTTACAGCTGtctttaataaacgatcccaatctcaatcttcaatccgaattggagaatgaaccaatcaaaataacacatttatattgtcaataatactttgttctgattggtctatttttatcgatcgaaaaaagcgattgatcgtttattgaaaatggcagttAGTAAGATTATCGcgggtaatataaatatttaaaaatattaccttatttCTCACGGGCCGCTTGTCTTACATTATTGCAGGTTTAAAGTTGGTgatctacattttaaaatgtctccCCATTTCAGTTTGGGTGTTCGTAGGTGATTGAGATCATCATAAGATATACCCTGCTAACATGTATGACTACTTTCTTGCTATAAaattgacgcaaaattgacgtaTGCTACAAACAAACTCTCAGTTTTAGTGtgagttttcttatttttacattttggtAGATATATTAAACACTGACGCTGGTATTATCGAGTAGATAGGcagagacaatttttttttcttgctttgaatgacgcgacgaACTTTCCAttcgcctgaaggtaagcgatacgaccgcccataaatagtagaaacaccatccaacacctcgaattgcaaagtattatttggtatgacactgcgctcgtcatcctgacacgtgagatgttaagtctcattatgtccagtagttacaatggctacaatgtccttcacacctgaacacaacagtaactaccgcagcttgtaaaatttattcataatatgatAGAAGGAGGGAGGGAGATAGAAGTTATTCATCATATAATAGAGTCTACAATGACAAAGTGTCTATATATTCCTGTCGAATTCCATTTACGTATAGAtatgtaattatcattggaacgatttgatGCCCGCATCAATGCACATTAGTACTGTTATATtttgtcgggttctctttcgaaaaatgtcacctttcgccactgagaGCCTATCCTTATTTCATTATCACCAAATTCACCATTAGTTACAACTGCATCTTTCAGAAGTTAATAACGCGAGCAGAACTGCCGAcaattgttaaatgtattacAGTCGGCAGACACTCAATCAGAGCGGTACAGTATGTAGGGAGCGGAAAAATGCAAATTTGGTACAAATCTGTAGAAACAACGGCGGATCCGACGTGCGTATTACGTGTCGGGAAGGACATGAAGTATACCGTataaaacatttagaaaattaaatacttttttgttttaacacaTTTAACTTGTATCAAAGTCGGCTAATACGttcgtttttattgctttgaatgacgagacgaagtgccgttcgcctgatggcaagcgatacgaccgcctatagacagtagaaacaccatccaacaccatgaattacaaagtattatttggtattccactgcgcctgccattctgagacatgagatattgagttttatcatatccagtagttacactggctacaatgtccttcaaactggaacacaatagtgactacacactgctgtttggcggcagaaatagttaTTGCCatggcacctacccaggcggactctcatttatgagagatctaccaccagttccGCTGACAATTCTATTTATAAGTCTATAAATCGGAGAGTAGTCTGATTAGTTAGTATAGTTCGGATATTAGCGTCTTATTggtctatattattattataaacacacGCACCTGgactgtcttggtggcgtagttgttggTGGAACGAGTTCGACTACCcccctgaggtcctgggttctaatctcgggttgggccaaaataattgactgggtttttcaatcttaaaaattacacagtcgtagctcggagtcaggaaattggcggtaTGATACTCCCATGCCTCAGAAAACACGTAAAGcagttggtcctgcgcctgatctctgtccgttcatgtcggattgccgcctcactgaactatgagagtgaaggaacagagagtgcacctgtgtaattCGCGCACACTTCTGCACTATAacatctcctgcgtacttggctgaaatccgttgagattggccgccgtggccgaaattcgtttaggaaggaatcaatcgaACTAAACAATgcactaataatttttccaccgattttactttatataagtGAGTATATGTATCACATAATCATGaaccaatatattttgttttacaatggaaatattatttttatataaattaaataacaattttatacttacatagttcgtaaaatatacaaaaatatatttttttgctcacTACCGCattatttgtatattcattATTAGGTCCTTTTAATCACCTTGAGGTATCTAGATATAAATATACTCACGCGAATAGCGCAAAGTTGCTAacattaaatctaataataataacgtaaTCGTCATAAAATTGTGTTTCTACGAGTTAAGTTCATCAAcaggttattaaataattattagaaactaTTTTCATGTTTACCGACGGCTCTACAccaaacttaattttataagagCTGTTTTATACTCTgctataaacaaacaaatatataattacaggTTTATGAGCCCGACCAATATATTCTACTTgagtaaaaaaattattcaagttTTTGTCTCTGTCTATCgattataacaaactagcttttgctcgcggcttcggccgTGTTAAgtagttttccgagataaaagtcccgcttttcttgcccgggatagaaagtagcctataaccttcccaacgtcttaaactatttctatacgaaattttataaaaatccgttcagtagattttgaaaaaatcaacaacatacagacagacagaaaaggggactttgttttgtaatatgtatggATAGATTAACGGTTATTTGTAAGCGGGTCTACGTATCAACACAAATATGGTTCAATCGAGATGCAGTGTAAGTGTTATAatcttataaacaaaaacaaaacattcctTACCCAGTATGCTTAGAGGAAAAATAGACAGAACGGTTATATCAACCCAGACAGACTTTCCCGATCTACCATCGAGCAAGAGGCAGCACTgactgaaatattttaaactgtatCGCTAAATACTATTGACATGGTATGTCCATCACTCTAATGAGCTCGCTGTTATACATAGCACTTTGATgataaaaaccgtaataaaaaATCTCTGATTTACCTCTTGTTTAGTTTAATGTcccataacaaaaaaatattatcctaaCAGTAAATAACATAGGATCGATTGCAATACGAACACGTAATAGGTCACAACAGGACGAGTAACGCGACCCACAATCCCGTGGGGTTGGGCGGTGGGGGGTGACTAGGTGTGCGGGGGCAGGCCGGGGTGTGGGTCCACCTGGCAGAGTTACAGCCTGGGTGTGGTTTGCCGTTCAATAACTTAATACTCTCGAAAGGCTTTCACGCTGAAATCTCCGGGTAGAGCACGACttaacattttgatattttagattttattagtttatttatttggggGATTTTTAACGGTTTGTAGGTTGGTTACATGAGTGGTTCTCTTACGTCTGCTTAATGCttatgtttatttcaattgtatggttataaaatttcacatttttttatgtaataagtagTTTCAGTTAGAAGTTCATCTACTCATCCGAtagaatagtaaaaataatttagtaccTAAGACTGCGACATTGTCGTAGGTAAACTTTATAACAAGTTTGATCCATGCTCGAAACAGGAAGCAATATTTCAACAGTTTATAGCCTCACTAGCATGATGAAGTTTGTGGTGAACAGGCTGTCGGTAGAGTCGGTGCGTGCAGCTGCGGGCGTGCGCTGCGCCGTGTGCGTCGTGCTGTGGGAGCCGCGCTAAGTATGCAAATTACAGgctaaatattttatcgatCAGCGAATCCATTGCACACAGGACAAACAGCGCGCCATGTAATCCACCCGGATGGTTGTATGGAGGCTATTAATTGCAGGTTTGCAGGTAATCGATAGAGGTAGGCGGCGGTGGCGGTGGCGAGCGGCGGTGCGAGGTGGTGCGAGGTGGCGAGCGGTGGCGGATCATGGCGGCgcggggcggcgggcgcggaGAGCGgggccgccgcccgccgccctcGTTAAACGCGGCCGAGCGCCGCGCCGAGACAGCGCCGAGCCGTGCCACGCCGCGCGGAGCCGCGCCGCGGTTGAAAGCTATCCGGCCCCCGGGCGGGCGCGAGCGCGATTGGCCcgcgcgcgcaccacgccgTAACCGATAGCCAATCGTGCTCGGCGACGAGCCCGCCCCCGGCGCGGAGCGCGAGGGGCGAGCGAGGGGCGCGGGCGGGGCTCTCGGCGGCGCTCGCCGGCTCACACCGCGCGCGACGCCGGCGCGCACACTCGCACCGATGCGCGGCTCCTGGGACGAGTCCACGACGGCGGCGCTCCACGCGCGCATCCTGGAGGCGCACCGCGGGCCCGCCGCGGCGGACCGCGCCGCCGAGCCCGCCGCCTGCGCCGAGCCCGCGCCCGCGCTCGCACTCAACGCCATCGAGCTGGCGGCGCCGACGCCGCTGTTGCCGCTGCCGACGCTGTCGTTCAGCGCCGCGCAGGTGGCCACCGTCTGCGAGACTCTGGAGGAGAGCGGAGACGTGGAGCGGCTGGCGCGATTCCTGTGGTCGCTGCCGGTGGCGCACCCCAACGTGGCCGAGCTGGAGCGCTGCGAGGCAGTGCTACGAGCCCGTGCCGTTGTAGCG harbors:
- the LOC115442057 gene encoding homeobox protein SIX6, translated to MVVWRLLIAGLQVIDRGRRRWRWRAAVRGGARWRAVADHGGAGRRARRAGPPPAALVKRGRAPRRDSAEPCHAARSRAAPIVLGDEPAPGAEREGRARGAGGALGGARRLTPRATPARTLAPMRGSWDESTTAALHARILEAHRGPAAADRAAEPAACAEPAPALALNAIELAAPTPLLPLPTLSFSAAQVATVCETLEESGDVERLARFLWSLPVAHPNVAELERCEAVLRARAVVAFHAGRHRELYSILERHRFQRSSHAKLQALWLEAHYQEAERLRGRPLGPVDKYRVRKKFPLPRTIWDGEQKTHCFKERTRSLLREWYLQDPYPNPTKKRELAAATGLTPTQVGNWFKNRRQRDRAAAAKNRSALLGRGFASSSTYDEDSADSEINVDEE